The nucleotide window GAGATAAGGGCTTTTTTCTTTTTTTCTCTATAACTGGTAATGAAATTTTGATGCAGATGAAGTATAATTAAAGCATCATTTTGATTATTACTTGATAGATTTTGATGAAGAATGTGAGGATGACTCCTTTTGAAGATACAAGACCCGGTAAGAGTCAATATTGGTGATCCCCGGCCGGCCGGAGCGGAGCGGTCCAACGCCAATCAAGCAGCTTTTCAAAAAATTATTAGCTCCTATTCGAAGGATCTAACGAAGGATTATCTACATAAGCTGCTGGAGGATATTGATCAGCAAGGCCAGCAGTTATCTGACAATCCAACCTTTCGTGAGCTACATAAATATAAGGATCTAGTGAAACAGTTTATGGGAGAAGTGACAAAGAACGGGTTGGCCTTGCATCAAACTGAAAGCTGGGACATGTACGGCGGCAACAAAACGCTTAAAACGATTCAGGTGCTCGATCGTAAATTGATCGAACTAACCGACCATGTGTTAAATCAACAAACAACAGGTTTAACTCTTTTGGAACGAATTGGTGAAATGAAAGGGTTATTGCTTAATTTATATACCTAAAGAGACAGAAAGATATAGCGAACGGTCAGTGTGGATGGTTCGAAGGGAGTAAGAAACATGTTAAAAGGTTTATATTCTGCCGCATCAGGGATGTATTCACTGGAGCGCAAGCAAGAGGCTCTTGCCAATAATTTGGCCAACGCGCAAACACCAGGATTTAAGAAGGATGATACCGTGCTGCGTGCTTTTCCTAATTTATTAATGACTAGAATACGAGATTTTAATGAAAATGGGAATGGTTCCGGTGCCTCGCAGATACCAGGACAGCCAGTCCCGATTGGTGAACTCTCCACAGGGGTGTATGCACAGGAACGGATACCAAGCTTTCAACAGGGCTCATTAGTACAAAGCAGCTTGCCGCTTGATGTTGCCATCGATGATCAGGCGATTCCGATGCAAAATGTGAGTGGACGCATAATTAAGCCTACCGCCTTTTTTGCGGTTCAGATGCCAGATGGTGGGGTCGGCTACACAAGGAACGGTAAGTTTGATTTGGATTCGAATGGCAACGTGGTAACATCGGATGGGTATCGAGTGTTAGGAGCGAATCATCAGCCACTTCAACTTGCGAATGGGATTAGAAAAGAAGATTTGCAGATTAACGGTGATGGTCAAATCACGGTAAATTCGGCGAATGTTGGCCAAATTGGCATTGCAGTGGTTCAAAATCCATTCGAACTTCGTAGGCTTGGCGGCAATGTTTATCAGTCAGATACACAGGCACCGTTTATTCAGGATGCCGGAGGAGTGAATCCTGGAGTTTCCCTACAACAAGGGTATGTTGAGCAATCTAATGTGGATGCCGGGCAAACGATGTCAGAAATGATGCTGACAGTCCGTGGATATGAAGCCAATCAAAAGGTGATCACAGTGTATGATCAATCTTTACAGCAGTTAAGTTCTGTTGGGAAACTAAACGGATAATTGAGGAAGAACAGGAGCTAAACAGATGAATACTTCATTATATATTTCTTCCGGTGCACTAAATGCATTCCAGCAAAAAATTGATACTACGGCAAATAACGTAGCGAACGTGAATACAACAGGGTATAAGCGCCGAGATCATAGTTTTTCGGAAATTTTAGCGAATCAAATTAACAACCAGACTAAGTCGAATCAAGAAATCGGCCGGTTAACACCTAATGGCCTTCGCGTTGGCTATGGTGCTCGTTCTGGTCTAACCCAACTGGACACTGCGCCGGGACAGGCTATTGAAACGGGAAATCCGTTTGATTTCATGATCCAAGGGAACGGCTATTTTCAAGTAGGCGAGCCTGCTTCCGGTGAAGTACGTTATACGCGCGATGGAAGCTTTCATTTAAGCCCGAATCCTGCTAATCCCGATAGTTACTATTTGGCTAATGCTAAGGGCGGCTATTTGCTGGATCAAACTGGCAAACCGATTGAGCTCGATGCTAAGTATGATGTGAATATTGACTCCAGCGGGCAAATTAATTTAAAAAATAAAAATGGTTTAGAAGCATCATTTACCTCAGCGCAGCGAGTGGGACTTGTTGATATTCAAAATCCATCGATCCTTCGTAATGCCGGAGGGAATGAATTTGCGATTGACCCAGCGGCATTGCCTAACGGAGGGAATGTGGCTGACTATGTGAGGATGCAACCTGCGGGAATGGCGCAAATTTCAACCGGTTTCCTTGAGGGATCGAATGTCGATTTAACGACAGAGATGACGGAATTGATGATGGCCCAGCGGAATTTTCAAATGAATGCCAGAGCGGTTTCTTATGCAGATCAGATGAATGGGATTGCGAATAGTATTTTGAAGTGATTGAGTAAGCTAAGGCCGCCTCACCTGTGGGTGATCGCGGTCTTTTTACATATTTACTTAACTTTTATGGGATATAACCGATACATGAGTATAGAAGATTCATAATAGCGGAAAAGTCCTAGTTGATAACACTTAAATGAAGGGGGAAACAGAATGGTCAGTGTGAACTTGACAACACATGTATCTGGACTAGCGTCCGGGATGGATACTGAAAAA belongs to Neobacillus sp. OS1-2 and includes:
- a CDS encoding YaaR family protein, which translates into the protein MKIQDPVRVNIGDPRPAGAERSNANQAAFQKIISSYSKDLTKDYLHKLLEDIDQQGQQLSDNPTFRELHKYKDLVKQFMGEVTKNGLALHQTESWDMYGGNKTLKTIQVLDRKLIELTDHVLNQQTTGLTLLERIGEMKGLLLNLYT
- a CDS encoding flagellar hook-basal body protein; its protein translation is MLKGLYSAASGMYSLERKQEALANNLANAQTPGFKKDDTVLRAFPNLLMTRIRDFNENGNGSGASQIPGQPVPIGELSTGVYAQERIPSFQQGSLVQSSLPLDVAIDDQAIPMQNVSGRIIKPTAFFAVQMPDGGVGYTRNGKFDLDSNGNVVTSDGYRVLGANHQPLQLANGIRKEDLQINGDGQITVNSANVGQIGIAVVQNPFELRRLGGNVYQSDTQAPFIQDAGGVNPGVSLQQGYVEQSNVDAGQTMSEMMLTVRGYEANQKVITVYDQSLQQLSSVGKLNG
- a CDS encoding flagellar hook-basal body protein codes for the protein MNTSLYISSGALNAFQQKIDTTANNVANVNTTGYKRRDHSFSEILANQINNQTKSNQEIGRLTPNGLRVGYGARSGLTQLDTAPGQAIETGNPFDFMIQGNGYFQVGEPASGEVRYTRDGSFHLSPNPANPDSYYLANAKGGYLLDQTGKPIELDAKYDVNIDSSGQINLKNKNGLEASFTSAQRVGLVDIQNPSILRNAGGNEFAIDPAALPNGGNVADYVRMQPAGMAQISTGFLEGSNVDLTTEMTELMMAQRNFQMNARAVSYADQMNGIANSILK